A window of Gimesia sp. genomic DNA:
GCAGAGCCGATCATCTGGGCGATCCAACCCAACCACTGGGAGAATCGATTCGCAACTTTGTGGCAGAGCAGGGCTATTCCCGACCCGAGGGGCCGATTCGCCTGCTCACGCATTTGCGGTATTTCGGATTTGTGATGAACCCGGTCTCTTTCTACTACTGTTTTAATCGTGCAGGCACAGACTGGGAAACCGTCGTCGCGGAAGTGAACAACACGCCCTGGGGAGAACGGCACTGTTATGTGATTTCGCGGAAACAACTGGAAGCAAACGGGGACGATCAATTGATGCAGAAGGTTTTTCATGTTTCTCCCTTCATGCCTCTGGATATGCAGTATGGCTGGAAACTGACAGAGCCCCAGCAAAAGCTGACCGTTCATATCGATAACTATCGTGAAAGTGAAAAAGTATTTGACGTAACGATGCAACTGGAACGTCGGGAGATCACAACCCGTAACCTGTGGCAGGTCCTGCTGACTTATCCGCTGATGACCTGGTACGTGTTTGCGGCGATCTACTGGCAGGCACTCCGCCTGTGGTGGAAGAAGGTTCCCTTTTATCCCCATCCCAGACATCTCTCGGCCACAGACAATCAAATTACAGGCACAGAGCCCAACGCGAGGACCTCATGAGTACCATCAACGAATCCCCCGAGCTGACCTGGAACGCAACTGCGTCTGCCGGTCTCATGGACACGACCTGCCGCACACTGTTATTAAAGAAATTACAGTCAATGCAGCACGGCCGGATAACCCTCATCGATGGAGAGCAGGAGCAGCATTTCGGCGATCCGGATGCCGGCTTACGAGCCGTTGTCCTGGTGCAGAATCCCCGCTTCTACCGTCGGGCTGTCCTCGAGGGAGGCCTGGGCATTGCACAATCATTGATCGACGGTGACTGGTCCTGTCAGAATCTGACGGCACTGGTGCGGATCTTCATTCGCAACCTGGAAGTCACCGATCGCTTTGAATGGGGGATGGCCTGGTTCCGACAATGTGCCGCCCGGCTGGGGCACTGGCTCAGAAGAAATACACGCCTCGGAGCGGCCCGCAACATTCATGCACACTACGATCTGGGGAATGATTTTTACCGGCTCTTCCTGGATGAAACCATGAGCTATTCCTGTGGTGTCTTCGAACAGGAGACCGACACCATGCAGGAAGCCTCTTTGAATAAGCTGGACCGCGTCTGCCGGAATCTCAATCTGAAACCGGGCGATCATCTGCTGGAGATTGGCACGGGCTGGGGAGGGCTGGCCGTGCATGCCGCTCAGTATTATGGCTGTCGGGTGACGACCACTACCATTTCACAGGAGCAGTATAATCTGGCGGCCGAACGAGTTGATGCCGCCGGACTCACGGATCGCGTAACACTGCTGCTGAAAGACTACCGCGATCTGGAAGGACAGTACGATAAACTGGTTTCGATCGAAATGATTGAAGCAGTCGGTGCCGAGTTCTTCGAGACGTATTTTCAGAAGTGCTCAGACCTGCTCAAGCCGGATGGCATGATGTTGCTGCAGGGAATCGTAATCAAGGATCAGCGGTTCAAAGAATATCTCAAAAGCGTGGATTTCATCCGCCGCTACATATTCCCGGGAGGCTGTCTCCCTTCCGTGGCTGCGATCCTGGAAACAACATCGCGGGTAACCGATTTCCGACTCCTGCAACTGGAAGACATCGCTCCCCACTATGCCCAGACACTGCGCTGCTGGCGGGAAGCCTTTCATGAGCGGATCGACGCGGTCCGCGCGCAAGGCTATTCCGAATCATTCATTCGCATGTGGGATTATTATTTCTGTTACTGCGAAGCCGCTTTCGAGGAGCGTCAGTGTAACACGGTACAGATGCTGCTTGCTAAGCCGTCCTGCCGTTTCGATCCTGTACGTCATCATGCACTTCGCGACTTGACCAAAGAAGCTGAGGAGGTGCTCGCTTGAATCCCTGGTGGATGATTCTGATCGGCGGGGCAGGCATGTCTGCTGTAATGGGAGTTCTCTGGTTGCTCCAGAAGCGAACCGGGGATGCAGGCATCGTTGATGTCGCCTGGGGCATGGGCGTCGGCTTGCTCAGTCTGTTTTTTGTCTGGGGAAGTGTGGAAGGCGATTTGACCAGGCGGATCATTGTCGCGACGTTGGCTCTGCTCTGGTCTTTAAGACTCAGTGGTTACATACTCTATCGCGTCTTAACCATGCCCGAAGACGGGCGTTATCAGACCCTCAAAGAGAAATGGGGAACCGCCGCCCAGGGAAAACTTTTCTGGTTCTATCAACTCCAGGCAGTCGGCAGTCTGCTGTTTGCCCTGCCGATGTTGTTGGCAGCCCAGAGTATGGCTCCGCTGGGATTTCTTGATTATATTGGAATCGTGATCTGGTTTGCTGCTATCTCAGGGGAACTCATTGCCGATCAGCAGCTGTCCCGATTTCGTTCAGATCCGCACCAGACGGGGCAGGTCTGTCAGCGCGGACTCTGGCACTATTCCCGGCACCCGAATTACTTTTTTGAATGGCTGCACTGGTGGGCCTACGTCTGTCTGGCCATCCAGTCGCCCTGGGGCTGGCTGACAATTCTCGGTCCAATCCTGATGCTGCATTTCATCCTCAATGTGACGGGAATTCCTCCTACGGAAGCCCAGGCCATCAAGAGCCGGGGCGAAGCCTATCGCGAATATCAGCGGACCACGAGTGCCTTCTTTCCCTGGCCTCCTAAATCAAAACAGGTGACAACATGAAAACTGACATGCTGGTGAATCTGGCCATTGAATGTGTGGAGCGGGGCTGGGTTCCCGACAGTCTGGTCCGACGTGCCATTCGTAGACTCTGCAGCAAACGGCTCGATAGCCTGGATGGGGGGAGTCCTGCCGCGGATGCAGAGAATCGACGTGCTTTCGTCGAGGCTGCCCTGCAGAGCCCGATTGCCCTGGTTCCGGAAAAGGCGAACGAACAACATTACGAAGTGCCTGCCGCGTTTTATGAGCAGGTGCTCGGAGCGCGGCGAAAGTATAGCTGTTGTTACTGGCCGGAAGGAGTGACGACCCTCGACGAAGCCGAGGTCGCCGCTTTGAAAGAGAGCTGCCTGCATGCAGAGCTTGAAGATGGCATGCAGATCCTGGAACTGGGCTGCGGCTGGGGCTCGTTGACGCTCTGGATCGCTGAGCATTATCCTCAAAGTCATATCACCGCTGTTTCGAATTCTCATTCTCAACGGGTTGCGATCGAACAAATGGCGCGGGAAAGAGGCTATGCAGACCGCGTGAATGTGATCACTGCAGACATGAACGATTTCGAACCCGATCAAAAGTTCGACCGCGTGGTCTCAGTAGAGATGTTCGAACACATGCGGAATTATGCCCGCCTGTTAAATCGCATTTCCGACTGGCTGGTCGACGATGGAAAACTCTTCGTACATATTTTCTGCCATCGAAACTATGTCTACGAATTCAGTGACAAGAATGCAGACGACTGGATGGCCCGGCACTTCTTTACCGGGGGGATCATGCCCGCCGATGACTGGTTTTCCCACTTCCAGCAAGACATGCAGGTCGAACAGCAGTGGCGCTGGAACGGTCGTCACTATCAGCTGACGTCTGAAGCCTGGCTGGAGAATCTGGACCAGCGCAGCGCTAAAGTCCTGCCGATCCTGGCAGAAACTTATGGGACACAGCAGGCTCACCGCTGGTGGATGCGCTGGCGTCTGTTTTTCCTCGCGGTCGCGGAACTGTTCGGCTACCAGTCCGGTGAAGAGTGGTATGTCTCACACTATCTGCTGAGTAAAACGAAGGTGAAGCATGATACCCCGTCACTTCCTGACAAAGTGACGGAACATTCTCTGCATTAAAACAGGGATATTATTCGCCCTCTGTGGACATCCCCTGCAGATCTTCTCTGACTTGGGGAAGTTCCTGCAGACAACGTTGCATTTCGATGGAGAGTTCATCGATCAATGCATCAATGTTTTCCAGGTGGTCCTCTGTGCCTGTTTGCTCGATTTCCTGTGACAACTGTTGCAGGGAGGCTGCACACAGAATACTGGTAGCTCCCTTGAGCGAGTGCGCTGCTTCAGCCACGCCTCGCGCATTGCCCTGATCTGCATACTCGCGAATATGTGCCACACGTGTTTCACCTGAGCTTTCCAGTTCCTCCACCAACGATTCAATCAGTTCCAGATTGCCGCAGCAAAGCTCAATCAATGCAGCTGTATCTATGACGCGGTCACTGTCGATTTCGCGATCAGAAGAGACGACCGTTTCAGTTTTCGCAGATATCGTATGCTGGTGTGATGCTTTCCTGGCAAGGTACTGATCGAGCAGCTTTCTGAGCTGCGCTTTCTGCACGGGTTTACTGATGTAGTCATCCATGCCGGCTTCCAGGCAGCGTTCCCGGTCTCCTTTGATCGCATTCGCAGTGAGTGCCACAATGGGGAGGTGCCCTTCAAGCTCCCCTTGCTGTTCCATTTCACGAATTTGGCGAGTGGCTTCCAGCCCGTCCAGTTCCGGCATCTGACAGTCCATCAGTACCAGATCGTAATTGTGTTGTTTGACTGCTTCGATTGCTTCCAGTCCATTGACCGCTGTATGGCAGAGGCACCCGAACTGCTTCATCAACTCGGTGACATACATCTGGTTGATGTTGTTGTCCTCGGCCAGCAGAACCGTCGTTGCCGACAGAAATGCGTGTGCTTCCGCCTCCTGATGCGCATCGAGATCCTGTATGCGAGGCAGGCAGGACTCCTGTTGATACAGATTGCAGAGTACCTCATACAGCTTGTGTCGATTCAGTGGTTTGTGCAACAGGGCAGCAGCGCCACTCTCCTGCAGTTCGCTGGCGTTAAGATGTGTTTCCGGCGAACGTGAGATCAGAATGACCCTGGGATCTGAGTCCTTGAGTTCGTGGGCCAGAACCCTGCCACTCAGGTCCGGCAGTTCCAGATCGGTCATCACCAGGTCAATGATCTCTTGGTTGTCGTGTGCCCGTTCCAGAATCGAAAGGGCTTCCGCGACAGATACGGCGAGGTCTGTTTTAAGTCCCCATTCTTTGGCGAAATCGTGCAGGATCTGCAGGCACTTTTGATTGTCGTCGACGATCAGGACCCGTTTCCCAGCCAGCGGTGAGCGAATCGGGAGTGCCACCGAAGTGGGCGAGATGATTTCAAAGGGAATCTCAAACCAGAAGGTCGAACCTGCGCCTTCCTGGCTTTCGATACCAATTGAACCCCCCATTAATTCGACCAGGTTGCGGGAGATGACCAGCCCCAGACCACTGCCGCCATAATTGCGTGTGGTCGAAGCATCGACCTGCGTAAATGACTGGAAAAGGCGGTCCATTTTATCTTCAGAGATACCAATCCCCGTATCACTCACGGTGAAGCGGATTGTGATCTGTTGGGGCTCCTGTTCGATGGCTTCCGCACGCACGGAAACTTCACCTGTTTCAGTAAACTTGATTGCGTTGCCAACAAGGTTCACCAGTACCTGCCGTAGTCGATAACTGTCTCCCTTAAGAATCAGTCGCGTGGCTGGATCAATAGAACAGGGAAGCTCCAGACCTTTCTCAGCAGCCCGCCAGACCATGGTGCTCATGGTGTCCATCAGCAGCTTTTCGACGTCGAACTGATGCAGATCCAGGTCCAGTTTGCCGGCTTCGATTTTGGAGAAGTCGAGAATATCATTGATCAGGCCCAGCAGCGACTCACCACTGTTCCGGCAGGCATCGACGAAGTCCTGCTGCTGCCGGTTCAGGTTTGTACCGGCCAGTAATTCTGTCATGCCGATCACTCCATTGAGTGGCGTACGCAACTCGTGACTCATATTGGCCAGGAAATCACTCTTGGCCCGGCTCGCTTCTTCCGCGGCCTGTTTGGCGTCTTTCAGTTTTTCTTCGGTCTCTTTCTGCGCGGTGGCATCCAAAACGAAACAGAGACAGAGATCCTCCGCTTCATCCAGGCGCGTCATACCCAATACTACGGGAACGCGACTGCCATCTTTACGGTAGTATTCTTTTTCGATCGGTTTTGCTGCACCGGTTTCCAGCATTTCCTGCAACACTTCCTGGTCGCGCTGCTGCCATTCTGTCGGCGTCAGCTCCTGGCAGTTGATCAGCCCGGCTTCCAGGTCGTCGGCAGTATAACCCAGAATGCGGAGCAGTTCGTCATTCGCCTGTTCGACACTGCCGTCAAAGCGACAGGTCATGATTCCCAGGATATCGGCCTGTCTCAATTTGCTGAACTGAGAATTGGCCATTCGCAGGGCGAACTCCGACTGTTTACGGGCCGTCACATCGACCTGGGTGGCGATGAAGTTCAGCAGGATGTCATCGTCATCGAGCACCGGATCGATCTTGAGTTCGATCCAGTACTCGCGTCCGTCGCGATCGTAATTCACAATTTCCGTCGCGATGCTTTCTTTTTTCTGCAGGCTGTCTCTGATGCTGGTAATCGTATCTGAGTTCGCTTCCGGACCACGTAAAATATCACAGAGGTGCTGTTCCATCACCTCGTTGAGCGTGTAACCACTCAGCGAGGTAAAGGCATCATTGACCCATTCAATATTACCCTGGGCGTCGGAGATGATCACCGAATGCTTGGTTTTACTGGCAACCAGAGACAGTTTTTTGACCTTCTGGTGATACATCTGCAATGCTTTATCGGCTTCTTTTCGCCCCTGGATATTCTCGATCAGGAAGATGAAGTGCCGTGGTTCTCCAGTTGGCAGACGGACCAGTGAAACGGTCATGTTCGTCCAGACGACCGCTTGATCCTGTGTAAGATATCGTTTTTCAACCGAGTAGGAATCGATTTCACCTGCCAGTAATTTTGCGATCTGGACCAGGTCTGCTTTCAGATCGTCCGGGTGAGTCAGGTTCTGCCAGTTCTTTTCCAGCAGTTCCTGATCTGTGTATCCCAGCAGATCGCATAGTCCTTGATTGAACCGCAGCCAGCGACCATCGGGAGACACGTGGGCGATTCCCATCGCGACCTGCTCAAAGGTGCTGCGATAGTTCTGCTCACTTTCGGAAAGGGCATTTCTCTGGATCTGTTGTTCTGTGAAATCATGGCAGACGCCGACAAACAGTTTCGGCTCACCAATATCATCAAAGACCGCATGCCCCTGAGCATAGATGTAATGTACCGATCCATCCCGGTAAATCACGCGATATTCACAACTGTATGGAGTGCCGGTATCGACGCTGTTATTAAAACAGGTTTCGACACGTTCCCTGTCAGCGGGATGCAGCCGTTTGCTGAAATCTTCGTAGTGCAGTTCCGTTTCCTCGGCAGGAACATCGAACATCTCCCGCGTCTGCCGGTCCCAGTTGAGCAGGTTGGTTTTCAGATCGAGCTCCCAGACGCCGATCTGTCCTGCTTCCAGCGCATAATCCAACCGTTCCTGGCTCTCCTGCAGCTTCGTACCTAACAGCGCCGCGGAAGGAAGTTTGAGTGCCTCGGGAATCAGACGGATTAATACGAAGACCGTAATCCAGGAGACGATCGCGGTACTGGCCTTAATCAACCCGGAGAAACGGTAAACGGGCCACCAGAAGATGCTCGCCTCAATCAGGTGTCCAAATCCGCAGAACAGAATGAAAGCGGCAAACAGCCAGATAGTTCGTGGGAAGGGGAGATCTTTGCGCTGCAACAGGAAGTAGAGCAGCATGACCGGAATTGTGAAATAGGCACCGAAAATGGCAATGTCAGACAGGATATGCAGCCAGCCCACATCACTCGACCAGGTACCACAATACCAGCGCTGCGGGTAATCGTTGGTGTCGAACAGTTTCGAGAAAAACGTAACCGGCCCTTCGGCTTGCAGCTCTGGTTTGGCAGCTGCTTGCGCACAATGACCGCCAGAGCAACTTTTTGCAGTCGCGGGTGCGGATGTTTCGGCAGCGATTGCAGAGGCC
This region includes:
- a CDS encoding DUF1365 domain-containing protein, which translates into the protein MESGIYTGWVRHRRLKPVEHSFRNRIFLMYLDLDELDSVFEGRWCWSTRRPALARFRRADHLGDPTQPLGESIRNFVAEQGYSRPEGPIRLLTHLRYFGFVMNPVSFYYCFNRAGTDWETVVAEVNNTPWGERHCYVISRKQLEANGDDQLMQKVFHVSPFMPLDMQYGWKLTEPQQKLTVHIDNYRESEKVFDVTMQLERREITTRNLWQVLLTYPLMTWYVFAAIYWQALRLWWKKVPFYPHPRHLSATDNQITGTEPNARTS
- a CDS encoding cyclopropane-fatty-acyl-phospholipid synthase family protein, with amino-acid sequence MSTINESPELTWNATASAGLMDTTCRTLLLKKLQSMQHGRITLIDGEQEQHFGDPDAGLRAVVLVQNPRFYRRAVLEGGLGIAQSLIDGDWSCQNLTALVRIFIRNLEVTDRFEWGMAWFRQCAARLGHWLRRNTRLGAARNIHAHYDLGNDFYRLFLDETMSYSCGVFEQETDTMQEASLNKLDRVCRNLNLKPGDHLLEIGTGWGGLAVHAAQYYGCRVTTTTISQEQYNLAAERVDAAGLTDRVTLLLKDYRDLEGQYDKLVSIEMIEAVGAEFFETYFQKCSDLLKPDGMMLLQGIVIKDQRFKEYLKSVDFIRRYIFPGGCLPSVAAILETTSRVTDFRLLQLEDIAPHYAQTLRCWREAFHERIDAVRAQGYSESFIRMWDYYFCYCEAAFEERQCNTVQMLLAKPSCRFDPVRHHALRDLTKEAEEVLA
- a CDS encoding DUF1295 domain-containing protein, whose protein sequence is MNPWWMILIGGAGMSAVMGVLWLLQKRTGDAGIVDVAWGMGVGLLSLFFVWGSVEGDLTRRIIVATLALLWSLRLSGYILYRVLTMPEDGRYQTLKEKWGTAAQGKLFWFYQLQAVGSLLFALPMLLAAQSMAPLGFLDYIGIVIWFAAISGELIADQQLSRFRSDPHQTGQVCQRGLWHYSRHPNYFFEWLHWWAYVCLAIQSPWGWLTILGPILMLHFILNVTGIPPTEAQAIKSRGEAYREYQRTTSAFFPWPPKSKQVTT
- a CDS encoding cyclopropane-fatty-acyl-phospholipid synthase family protein; amino-acid sequence: MKTDMLVNLAIECVERGWVPDSLVRRAIRRLCSKRLDSLDGGSPAADAENRRAFVEAALQSPIALVPEKANEQHYEVPAAFYEQVLGARRKYSCCYWPEGVTTLDEAEVAALKESCLHAELEDGMQILELGCGWGSLTLWIAEHYPQSHITAVSNSHSQRVAIEQMARERGYADRVNVITADMNDFEPDQKFDRVVSVEMFEHMRNYARLLNRISDWLVDDGKLFVHIFCHRNYVYEFSDKNADDWMARHFFTGGIMPADDWFSHFQQDMQVEQQWRWNGRHYQLTSEAWLENLDQRSAKVLPILAETYGTQQAHRWWMRWRLFFLAVAELFGYQSGEEWYVSHYLLSKTKVKHDTPSLPDKVTEHSLH
- a CDS encoding PAS domain S-box protein, whose amino-acid sequence is MRPDTVLKVRARKLWLICLLCLLLPGMMASAIAAETSAPATAKSCSGGHCAQAAAKPELQAEGPVTFFSKLFDTNDYPQRWYCGTWSSDVGWLHILSDIAIFGAYFTIPVMLLYFLLQRKDLPFPRTIWLFAAFILFCGFGHLIEASIFWWPVYRFSGLIKASTAIVSWITVFVLIRLIPEALKLPSAALLGTKLQESQERLDYALEAGQIGVWELDLKTNLLNWDRQTREMFDVPAEETELHYEDFSKRLHPADRERVETCFNNSVDTGTPYSCEYRVIYRDGSVHYIYAQGHAVFDDIGEPKLFVGVCHDFTEQQIQRNALSESEQNYRSTFEQVAMGIAHVSPDGRWLRFNQGLCDLLGYTDQELLEKNWQNLTHPDDLKADLVQIAKLLAGEIDSYSVEKRYLTQDQAVVWTNMTVSLVRLPTGEPRHFIFLIENIQGRKEADKALQMYHQKVKKLSLVASKTKHSVIISDAQGNIEWVNDAFTSLSGYTLNEVMEQHLCDILRGPEANSDTITSIRDSLQKKESIATEIVNYDRDGREYWIELKIDPVLDDDDILLNFIATQVDVTARKQSEFALRMANSQFSKLRQADILGIMTCRFDGSVEQANDELLRILGYTADDLEAGLINCQELTPTEWQQRDQEVLQEMLETGAAKPIEKEYYRKDGSRVPVVLGMTRLDEAEDLCLCFVLDATAQKETEEKLKDAKQAAEEASRAKSDFLANMSHELRTPLNGVIGMTELLAGTNLNRQQQDFVDACRNSGESLLGLINDILDFSKIEAGKLDLDLHQFDVEKLLMDTMSTMVWRAAEKGLELPCSIDPATRLILKGDSYRLRQVLVNLVGNAIKFTETGEVSVRAEAIEQEPQQITIRFTVSDTGIGISEDKMDRLFQSFTQVDASTTRNYGGSGLGLVISRNLVELMGGSIGIESQEGAGSTFWFEIPFEIISPTSVALPIRSPLAGKRVLIVDDNQKCLQILHDFAKEWGLKTDLAVSVAEALSILERAHDNQEIIDLVMTDLELPDLSGRVLAHELKDSDPRVILISRSPETHLNASELQESGAAALLHKPLNRHKLYEVLCNLYQQESCLPRIQDLDAHQEAEAHAFLSATTVLLAEDNNINQMYVTELMKQFGCLCHTAVNGLEAIEAVKQHNYDLVLMDCQMPELDGLEATRQIREMEQQGELEGHLPIVALTANAIKGDRERCLEAGMDDYISKPVQKAQLRKLLDQYLARKASHQHTISAKTETVVSSDREIDSDRVIDTAALIELCCGNLELIESLVEELESSGETRVAHIREYADQGNARGVAEAAHSLKGATSILCAASLQQLSQEIEQTGTEDHLENIDALIDELSIEMQRCLQELPQVREDLQGMSTEGE